One Arcobacter sp. F155 DNA window includes the following coding sequences:
- a CDS encoding peptidylprolyl isomerase: MAIESNQVVAMMYELKVDGEVVDSNIGKDPLEFTYGTGQIIPGLESRIVELNEGDSKDITVPAAEAYGEYNEEAKQVLPKEQFGDLELQVGMPLQGQGENGQPIQVIVTDIKEDGSVEVDFNHPLAGKELNFSITINSII, encoded by the coding sequence ATGGCTATAGAAAGCAATCAAGTTGTAGCAATGATGTATGAATTAAAAGTAGATGGAGAGGTAGTTGATAGCAATATTGGCAAAGATCCTTTAGAGTTCACATATGGAACTGGACAAATTATTCCAGGTTTAGAGTCAAGAATCGTAGAATTAAACGAAGGTGACTCAAAAGATATTACTGTACCAGCAGCAGAAGCTTATGGTGAGTACAATGAAGAAGCAAAACAAGTTTTACCAAAAGAGCAATTTGGAGATTTAGAACTTCAAGTTGGTATGCCTTTACAAGGTCAAGGTGAAAATGGTCAACCTATCCAAGTAATCGTAACTGATATTAAAGAAGATGGTTCTGTTGAAGTAGATTTCAACCACCCATTAGCAGGAAAAGAATTAAACTTCTCAATTACTATTAATAGTATTATCTAA
- a CDS encoding DCC1-like thiol-disulfide oxidoreductase family protein, which translates to MKIDIYYDKECPFCNKYTQILNLRKEHDVSINNARDDLEKLRYFYSYGYDINNGIIVQIDEKIYQGSDAIIAIDNLSENSSFFYKTKIFQNFLYPVLKIIRKIVLFILGRNSNIKFEE; encoded by the coding sequence ATGAAAATAGATATCTATTATGATAAAGAGTGTCCTTTTTGTAATAAATATACTCAGATACTAAATCTTCGTAAAGAGCATGATGTAAGTATAAATAATGCTAGGGATGACTTAGAAAAGCTTAGATATTTTTACTCTTATGGTTATGATATAAATAATGGAATAATCGTACAAATAGATGAAAAAATATATCAAGGTAGTGATGCAATAATAGCTATTGATAACTTAAGTGAAAATAGTTCATTTTTTTATAAAACAAAGATATTTCAGAACTTTTTATATCCAGTTTTAAAGATTATAAGAAAGATTGTTTTATTTATTTTAGGTAGAAATTCAAATATAAAGTTTGAAGAGTAA
- a CDS encoding acyl carrier protein phosphodiesterase has translation MNWLAHIFLSEYNIEFQVANYLADPLKGKVWDNSSIHIKNGMKIHKLIDSYTDAHILFKTSKNRLGKKGLLKAVVIDLTYDYLLTKNWNSFSKIPLDEFLNEFYINSHKILPSLPTHAATPLKRMIDFDLLNKYQSLEQLNEAFLRVDKRLSPRLATRDKASFYYERVCENIDKIEKDFLEFFPELCIEVERNTNKESLIHWK, from the coding sequence ATGAATTGGTTAGCACATATTTTTTTATCAGAATACAATATAGAGTTTCAAGTGGCAAACTATCTTGCAGACCCACTTAAGGGTAAAGTTTGGGACAATTCAAGTATTCATATTAAAAATGGAATGAAAATCCACAAACTTATAGACTCATACACAGATGCTCATATACTTTTTAAAACAAGTAAAAATAGACTTGGGAAAAAAGGGCTTTTAAAAGCAGTTGTTATTGACCTAACATATGATTATTTACTTACTAAAAATTGGAATAGTTTTTCTAAAATCCCATTAGATGAGTTTTTAAATGAATTCTATATAAATTCACATAAAATACTTCCATCTTTGCCAACTCATGCAGCAACACCTTTAAAAAGAATGATTGATTTTGATTTACTAAATAAGTACCAAAGTTTAGAGCAGCTAAATGAAGCTTTTCTAAGAGTAGATAAAAGATTATCACCAAGGTTAGCCACTAGAGATAAGGCTTCATTCTACTATGAAAGAGTTTGTGAGAATATAGATAAAATAGAAAAAGACTTCTTAGAGTTTTTCCCAGAACTTTGCATTGAAGTAGAAAGAAATACAAATAAAGAGTCTCTAATTCATTGGAAATAA
- a CDS encoding flavodoxin, which translates to METIGLFYGSDTGTTEDIVEKIKNAFSKEIEVHNIADSSKEDIEKYDKLILASPTWGSGDLQADWEDFENNLQEIDFSSKTIALVGLGDQESYSDTFCNSLSHLYAHVKAGNVVGKTSTDGYHYDESESVIDGEFVGLAIDDVNQDELTDERIEAWVKDIEGSF; encoded by the coding sequence ATGGAAACAATTGGATTATTTTATGGTAGTGACACTGGGACCACTGAAGATATTGTTGAAAAAATTAAAAATGCTTTTTCAAAAGAGATAGAAGTACATAATATTGCTGATTCATCAAAAGAAGATATTGAAAAATACGATAAGTTAATTCTAGCTTCACCTACTTGGGGAAGTGGTGATTTACAAGCAGATTGGGAAGACTTTGAGAACAATCTACAAGAGATAGATTTCTCTTCTAAGACTATTGCTTTAGTAGGACTTGGAGACCAAGAGAGTTATTCAGACACTTTTTGTAACTCATTATCACATCTATATGCTCATGTAAAAGCTGGTAATGTAGTAGGGAAAACTTCAACAGATGGATATCATTATGATGAGAGTGAATCTGTAATTGATGGCGAGTTTGTTGGTTTAGCAATTGATGATGTTAACCAAGATGAGTTAACAGATGAGAGAATTGAAGCTTGGGTAAAAGATATTGAAGGTTCTTTTTAA
- a CDS encoding TIGR00730 family Rossman fold protein produces the protein MKVAVYCGSSSGECSMYVEETKALGEFLAQNNIDVVYGGGKVGLMGIIADTIMLNGGNVYGVIPEKLKEKELAHTGITELTIVKDMHERKAKMAEMADAFITLPGGAGTLEEIFEAWTWAQLGYHNKPCAFYNIGGFYDDLFNMIEKMTKTGFLKEEYLDMLINTSDLKSLIESIKNYEAPNEKWD, from the coding sequence ATGAAAGTTGCAGTATATTGTGGCTCAAGTAGTGGTGAATGTTCTATGTACGTAGAAGAGACTAAAGCCCTAGGTGAATTTTTAGCACAAAATAACATTGATGTTGTTTATGGTGGTGGAAAAGTTGGATTAATGGGAATCATAGCAGATACTATTATGTTAAATGGTGGAAATGTATATGGTGTTATTCCTGAGAAACTAAAGGAAAAAGAGTTAGCTCATACAGGAATTACAGAGTTAACAATTGTAAAAGATATGCATGAAAGAAAAGCCAAGATGGCTGAAATGGCAGATGCTTTTATAACACTTCCTGGTGGAGCAGGGACTTTAGAAGAGATTTTTGAAGCATGGACATGGGCACAACTTGGTTATCACAATAAGCCTTGTGCTTTTTATAACATAGGTGGTTTCTATGATGATTTATTTAATATGATAGAAAAGATGACAAAAACAGGGTTTTTAAAAGAAGAGTATTTAGATATGCTTATTAATACTTCAGATTTAAAAAGCTTAATAGAGTCAATTAAAAACTACGAAGCCCCTAATGAAAAATGGGATTAA
- a CDS encoding peptidylprolyl isomerase, which translates to MGISKNSVVSMSYEVRLNDEVIDSNKDNEPIKFIHGTGEIIAGLEKGIVGMEAGETKDIKVAAIDAYGEHDPKLTETLPIADFEGIDLEIGLVLEADGEKGEIIKATVTEVTKDEVTIDYNHPLAGCDLDFKVTIHSVL; encoded by the coding sequence ATGGGAATAAGTAAAAATAGTGTTGTATCTATGTCTTATGAAGTAAGATTAAATGACGAAGTAATTGATAGTAATAAAGATAATGAGCCTATTAAATTTATCCATGGAACTGGTGAAATCATTGCAGGACTTGAAAAAGGTATTGTAGGAATGGAAGCAGGAGAAACAAAAGATATTAAAGTTGCAGCAATTGATGCTTATGGTGAGCATGACCCAAAATTAACAGAGACTTTACCGATAGCTGATTTTGAAGGAATTGATTTAGAAATAGGATTAGTTCTTGAAGCTGATGGAGAAAAAGGTGAAATCATCAAAGCAACTGTTACAGAAGTAACTAAAGATGAAGTTACAATTGATTATAACCATCCTCTTGCAGGTTGTGATTTAGACTTTAAAGTAACTATTCACTCAGTACTATAA
- a CDS encoding MBL fold metallo-hydrolase, producing MKLLKVFFALAFFTTISFAHNHDKKEVVITTTKVANGVYMLQGQGGNIGLSVGEDGVLMIDSQFAPLTKKIKGAISKLSQKDIKYLVNTHWHYDHTNGNENIGKDNVTIVAHENVKKRLSEDSFIKAFNKTVPALSKVGLPTVTFNDKIEFSMNNENIEVIYQNNAHTDGDSIIFFKNANVVHTGDIYFNGFYPFIDESSKGDVDGVIKAAEYILSRIDDNTKVIPGHGKLSNKKELTYYKDTLVELNKRMKKLISEGKTLEEIVALKPFADYDKKLGGGFLPPEKFLKIFYGVVKANQ from the coding sequence ATGAAACTTTTAAAAGTATTCTTTGCCCTAGCCTTTTTTACAACAATCTCATTTGCCCATAATCATGATAAAAAAGAAGTTGTAATTACTACAACAAAAGTAGCAAATGGTGTTTATATGTTACAAGGTCAAGGTGGAAATATAGGATTGAGTGTAGGTGAAGATGGTGTTCTAATGATAGATAGTCAGTTTGCTCCTTTAACAAAAAAAATAAAAGGTGCAATTTCTAAACTATCTCAAAAAGATATAAAATATCTAGTTAATACTCACTGGCATTATGACCATACAAATGGAAATGAAAACATAGGAAAAGACAATGTAACTATTGTTGCCCATGAAAATGTAAAAAAAAGACTTAGTGAAGATAGTTTTATAAAAGCCTTTAATAAAACTGTTCCTGCTTTATCTAAAGTTGGTCTACCAACAGTTACTTTTAATGACAAAATAGAGTTTTCAATGAATAATGAAAATATTGAAGTAATCTACCAAAACAATGCACATACAGATGGAGATAGTATTATCTTCTTCAAAAATGCAAATGTAGTTCATACAGGAGATATATATTTTAATGGTTTTTATCCTTTTATTGATGAATCAAGTAAAGGTGATGTTGATGGTGTTATAAAAGCTGCTGAATATATATTAAGTAGAATTGATGACAATACAAAAGTTATTCCAGGACATGGTAAACTTTCAAACAAAAAAGAGTTAACTTACTACAAAGATACACTTGTAGAATTAAACAAAAGGATGAAAAAGTTAATTTCTGAGGGTAAAACTTTAGAAGAGATAGTTGCGTTAAAACCTTTTGCTGATTATGATAAAAAACTAGGTGGAGGATTTTTACCACCAGAAAAGTTTTTAAAAATCTTTTATGGTGTTGTAAAAGCAAATCAATAA
- a CDS encoding aminotransferase class III-fold pyridoxal phosphate-dependent enzyme, whose translation MNERKVLWKAFTANRDFNKDPKIFVKSDGMYYTKEDGKEVLDGLAGLWCCNLGNNHRKVVDAIVNQAQQMYFCPPFQLGNDLELELANEIKSLAPKGLNHIFFTNSGSESVESALKMALAYQKSRGKGNKNIIIGREHSYHGVNFGGISVGGLVNNKRDYNNQIKTTHIPTILDIEKNAFSKGIPKHGKEKAEFLLHQINLHGAENIAAVIMEPIAGAAGVHIPPKGYLKRVEKICKQNDILLIFDEVITGFGRLGTAFAAQKFGIKPDIITTAKGLTSGSVPMGAVIASKKIYKQIVKNSKTPIEFFHGYTYSGHPLACAAALATIKAYKEESLFERVASLEEFFQEQIHSLKKCKNVIDIRNLGLVGAIQLKSDKKSIGKRGKEVFEKCYKKGVLVRPIADTIALSPAFIISKKQITEIIEVLREVINKVE comes from the coding sequence ATGAATGAAAGAAAAGTGTTATGGAAAGCATTCACTGCAAATAGAGATTTCAATAAAGACCCTAAGATATTTGTAAAGTCAGATGGTATGTATTACACAAAGGAAGATGGAAAAGAGGTTTTAGATGGTCTTGCTGGTCTTTGGTGTTGTAATTTAGGGAATAATCATAGAAAAGTTGTTGATGCAATAGTCAATCAAGCTCAGCAGATGTATTTTTGCCCACCTTTTCAGCTAGGAAATGACTTAGAGTTAGAGTTAGCCAATGAGATTAAATCCCTTGCTCCAAAAGGTTTAAATCATATTTTCTTCACAAATTCAGGCTCTGAATCAGTAGAGAGTGCACTTAAAATGGCTCTTGCATATCAAAAATCAAGGGGCAAAGGAAATAAAAATATTATCATAGGTCGAGAACACTCTTATCATGGTGTAAACTTTGGTGGGATATCAGTTGGTGGACTTGTAAACAATAAAAGAGATTATAACAATCAAATAAAAACTACCCATATTCCTACAATACTTGATATAGAAAAAAATGCTTTTTCAAAAGGTATCCCAAAACATGGAAAAGAAAAAGCAGAGTTTTTACTTCATCAAATAAACTTACATGGTGCAGAAAATATTGCAGCAGTCATTATGGAACCAATAGCAGGAGCTGCAGGGGTACATATTCCTCCAAAGGGATATTTAAAAAGAGTAGAAAAAATATGTAAACAAAATGATATCTTACTTATTTTTGATGAAGTGATTACAGGCTTTGGAAGATTAGGAACTGCTTTTGCTGCTCAAAAGTTTGGTATAAAACCAGATATTATTACAACAGCAAAAGGTCTTACAAGTGGTTCTGTTCCAATGGGTGCAGTAATAGCAAGTAAAAAAATCTATAAGCAAATAGTTAAAAATAGTAAAACACCAATAGAGTTCTTTCATGGATATACCTACTCAGGTCATCCTTTAGCTTGTGCTGCTGCACTTGCAACTATTAAAGCTTATAAGGAAGAGAGTTTATTTGAAAGAGTAGCTTCTTTAGAAGAGTTTTTCCAAGAGCAAATTCATTCACTAAAAAAATGTAAAAATGTAATTGATATTAGAAACCTAGGTTTAGTTGGAGCCATTCAACTAAAATCTGATAAGAAAAGTATTGGAAAAAGAGGAAAAGAAGTATTTGAAAAATGCTATAAAAAGGGAGTCTTAGTTAGACCAATAGCAGATACTATAGCTTTATCTCCTGCATTTATTATCTCTAAAAAACAGATAACTGAGATTATTGAAGTATTAAGAGAGGTTATAAATAAAGTAGAATAA
- a CDS encoding cupin domain-containing protein, with protein sequence MLSNIFKDIKIDNENEQFIDLLKHENVRIERIVSNGQCSPIDFWYEQEENEFVLLLKGQAILEFENKEVILKEGDFINIPSKQKHRVKYTSKKIPTIWLAIFYNN encoded by the coding sequence GTGTTAAGTAATATTTTCAAAGATATAAAAATTGATAATGAAAATGAACAATTCATTGATTTACTAAAGCATGAAAATGTCAGAATAGAAAGAATAGTTTCAAATGGACAATGTTCACCTATAGATTTTTGGTATGAACAAGAAGAAAATGAGTTTGTTCTTTTATTAAAAGGACAAGCTATTTTGGAGTTTGAAAATAAAGAAGTTATTCTAAAAGAAGGGGATTTTATAAATATTCCCTCAAAACAAAAACATAGAGTAAAGTATACTTCAAAAAAGATTCCTACTATTTGGTTAGCTATTTTTTATAATAATTAA
- a CDS encoding adenylate kinase: protein MNLMVFGAPGAGKGTQAKFLIEKYDIPQISTGDILRAAIADKTEMGMEAKKFMDEGKLVPDSTIIGIIKDRLAEEDCKKGFILDGFPRTLAQAEALKELMANMNISLDKVISLNVPDELIVGRITGRRVCPDCGASFHVDFNPSKEEGKCDYCGGELVIRKDDNAETVKSRLGAYHEQTAPLIKFYTDMGVMVELDGTKDVSEVTADMFTAIEG from the coding sequence ATGAATTTAATGGTATTTGGTGCACCTGGTGCAGGAAAAGGTACACAAGCTAAATTTTTAATTGAAAAGTATGATATCCCACAAATCTCTACAGGTGATATTTTAAGAGCAGCAATCGCTGATAAAACTGAAATGGGTATGGAAGCTAAGAAGTTTATGGATGAGGGAAAATTAGTTCCTGATTCAACAATTATTGGTATTATCAAAGATAGACTTGCAGAAGAAGACTGTAAAAAAGGTTTCATTCTTGATGGTTTCCCAAGAACTTTAGCTCAAGCAGAAGCTTTAAAAGAGTTAATGGCAAACATGAATATCTCTTTAGATAAAGTTATTTCATTAAACGTTCCAGATGAACTAATTGTAGGAAGAATCACAGGAAGAAGAGTTTGTCCTGATTGTGGTGCTTCATTCCACGTTGACTTTAACCCATCAAAAGAAGAGGGTAAATGTGACTACTGTGGTGGAGAATTAGTTATCAGAAAAGATGACAATGCTGAAACTGTAAAAAGTAGACTTGGTGCATACCATGAGCAAACTGCACCACTAATCAAATTCTATACTGACATGGGTGTTATGGTAGAACTTGATGGTACAAAAGATGTATCAGAAGTAACTGCTGATATGTTTACTGCTATCGAAGGATAA
- a CDS encoding pseudouridine synthase, whose amino-acid sequence MNNTDNNSTKLLALNKPKGYVVTRSDERGRKTVYDLLPSWVFENEWMPIGRLDLESKGLLLFTQDGKVGNALTKPGNCNKIYEIWVRGHVTDEHILTAKKGVDNKYGLLKALKVEKIGSGGAKTKLRVQIDEGKNRHIRRLFGSLKDPKFGTPLKVLNLTRVSIGSFNLDLESGKWRYLSLEEEKNLLDKLSY is encoded by the coding sequence GTGAATAATACAGATAATAACTCTACTAAACTATTAGCCTTAAATAAGCCAAAAGGTTATGTCGTAACAAGGTCAGATGAACGTGGAAGAAAAACTGTTTATGATTTACTTCCTTCTTGGGTATTTGAAAATGAGTGGATGCCAATAGGTCGTCTTGATTTAGAGTCTAAAGGTTTACTTCTATTTACCCAAGATGGAAAAGTTGGAAATGCTCTAACTAAACCTGGAAATTGCAATAAAATATACGAAATCTGGGTAAGAGGTCATGTAACAGATGAGCATATTTTAACTGCTAAAAAGGGTGTTGATAATAAATATGGTTTACTAAAAGCCTTAAAAGTAGAGAAAATAGGCTCAGGTGGAGCAAAAACAAAATTAAGAGTTCAGATAGATGAGGGTAAAAATCGTCACATAAGACGTCTTTTTGGAAGTTTAAAAGACCCAAAGTTTGGAACACCTCTTAAAGTACTAAACCTAACTAGAGTATCAATTGGAAGTTTTAATCTAGATTTAGAGAGTGGAAAGTGGCGTTATCTAAGTCTTGAGGAAGAAAAGAACCTATTGGATAAACTCTCGTATTAG
- a CDS encoding GIY-YIG nuclease family protein: protein MSYFVYILECSDKSLYTGITTDVKKRLDEHNTSEKGAKYTKARRPVTLIYFEKSENRSSASKREYEIKKLSRTRKLQLVEKFKVNN, encoded by the coding sequence ATGTCTTATTTTGTATATATCTTAGAGTGTAGTGATAAGAGCTTATACACAGGTATTACAACTGATGTAAAAAAGCGTTTAGATGAACATAACACTTCAGAAAAAGGTGCAAAATATACAAAAGCTAGACGTCCAGTAACACTTATATATTTTGAAAAATCTGAAAATAGAAGTAGTGCTTCAAAAAGAGAATATGAAATAAAAAAACTATCACGAACAAGAAAGCTACAACTAGTAGAGAAATTTAAAGTAAACAATTAG
- a CDS encoding DUF3144 domain-containing protein — protein MSEKTNEFLQRADEHIAVANQQLERGLTLGEVSASLMYGSARFTTYMTCTSFDSAEDMLAEKEKIMEYFVNEYKLALEEHLNNFAVTHDFSQNPQ, from the coding sequence ATGAGCGAAAAAACAAACGAATTTTTACAAAGAGCAGATGAACATATAGCAGTTGCAAATCAACAGTTAGAAAGAGGATTAACATTAGGCGAAGTAAGTGCTTCTCTTATGTATGGTTCAGCTAGATTTACTACTTATATGACATGTACATCATTTGATAGTGCTGAAGATATGCTAGCTGAAAAAGAGAAGATAATGGAGTACTTTGTAAATGAGTATAAGTTAGCCCTAGAAGAACATTTAAATAACTTTGCAGTTACTCACGACTTCTCACAAAATCCTCAGTAA
- a CDS encoding DsbA family protein: MMKLIYVMDPMCAWCYAFTKELEEFLQKHPSFELEYIMGGLAPDNDTPMDENMKKTISSYWVDIEKKTKVTFNHDYWKENTPYRSTYPACRAVITAETLQAKSSAKMVKSIQSAYYKEAKNPSLKETLVKCANSIGLDETKFIQTFDSKKIEETFQEHLRTSYKLQVRGFPALFYINEKNEAYPLTFGFTTASNLESQFKRY, translated from the coding sequence ATGATGAAACTAATATATGTAATGGACCCAATGTGTGCTTGGTGTTATGCTTTTACTAAAGAGTTAGAAGAGTTTTTGCAAAAGCATCCATCTTTTGAATTAGAGTACATCATGGGAGGATTAGCTCCTGACAATGATACACCTATGGATGAAAATATGAAAAAAACTATCTCTTCATATTGGGTAGATATAGAAAAGAAAACAAAAGTAACTTTTAACCATGATTATTGGAAAGAAAATACACCTTATCGTTCTACTTATCCAGCTTGTCGAGCTGTAATTACAGCTGAAACTTTACAAGCTAAAAGCTCTGCCAAGATGGTAAAATCTATTCAATCAGCTTATTACAAAGAAGCAAAGAATCCTTCTTTAAAAGAGACTTTAGTTAAGTGTGCAAATTCAATTGGGCTAGATGAAACAAAGTTTATACAAACTTTTGACTCAAAGAAGATAGAAGAGACTTTCCAAGAGCATTTACGTACTTCATATAAGTTACAAGTAAGAGGTTTTCCTGCACTTTTTTATATAAATGAAAAAAATGAAGCGTATCCTTTAACATTTGGTTTTACTACAGCTTCAAATTTAGAAAGTCAATTTAAAAGATACTAA
- a CDS encoding rhodanese-like domain-containing protein — MNETLIYSILVIIAFILYKKYTQYKVLKLVPSLLEEGGQIIDVRTKGEFTQGNKEGSINIPLDSLKQRIDELDNSKPIIVCCASGSRSALARRLLITKGFENVHNAGIWKSLLKF; from the coding sequence ATGAATGAAACATTAATCTATTCAATTCTTGTAATAATAGCTTTCATACTTTATAAAAAATATACTCAATACAAGGTTCTAAAACTTGTACCATCTCTTTTAGAAGAGGGTGGGCAGATTATTGATGTGCGAACAAAAGGTGAGTTTACACAAGGCAATAAAGAAGGAAGTATCAATATTCCATTAGACTCTTTAAAACAAAGAATAGATGAGTTAGACAATAGTAAACCTATAATTGTTTGTTGTGCAAGTGGTAGTAGAAGTGCTTTAGCAAGACGACTTTTGATTACAAAGGGCTTTGAAAATGTACACAATGCTGGTATTTGGAAGTCTCTTTTAAAGTTTTAA
- the guaB gene encoding IMP dehydrogenase codes for MRIKKRALTFEDVLLVPAKSEVLPKEVCIKTKLTKKIELNIPFVSAAMDTVTEYQAAIAMARLGGIGIIHKNMDIESQVLQCKKVKKSESGMIIDPVTITPNQTLQDAEDIMASYKISGVPVVDENNKLLGILTNRDMRFTKDFSELVIDKMTNMPLITGKEGTTLEEAADVMHQNKIEKLPIIDENGFLKGLITIKDINKKREYPNANKDEFGRLRVGAAIGVGQMDRATALVEAGVDVLVLDSAHGHSKGILDSVKAIKEALDVEVIAGNVATAEATADLIAVGADAVKVGIGPGSICTTRIVAGVGVPQISAIDECAAEGAKHGVPVIADGGIKYSGDVAKALAVGASACMMGSALAGTDESPGEVVLFQGRKFKTYRGMGSIGAMTKGSNDRYFQEGTAADKLVPEGIEGRVAYRGSVQDIIHQMVGGLRASMGYLGSKDIPTFQEKAEFVEITSAGLKESHVHDVTITNEAPNYHV; via the coding sequence ATGAGAATTAAAAAAAGAGCGTTAACATTTGAGGATGTGTTATTAGTACCAGCAAAATCTGAAGTACTACCAAAAGAAGTTTGTATCAAAACAAAATTAACAAAAAAAATTGAATTGAATATTCCTTTTGTATCTGCTGCAATGGATACAGTAACTGAATACCAAGCTGCAATTGCTATGGCTAGACTTGGTGGTATTGGAATTATTCATAAAAATATGGATATTGAGTCTCAAGTATTACAATGTAAAAAAGTTAAAAAGTCTGAGTCTGGAATGATTATTGACCCTGTAACAATTACTCCAAATCAAACTTTACAAGATGCAGAAGATATCATGGCATCTTATAAAATCTCTGGTGTTCCAGTTGTTGATGAAAATAACAAGTTATTAGGCATTTTAACAAACAGAGATATGAGATTTACAAAAGATTTTAGTGAATTAGTAATTGATAAAATGACTAATATGCCTTTAATCACTGGAAAAGAAGGTACTACATTAGAAGAAGCTGCTGATGTAATGCACCAAAATAAGATTGAAAAATTACCAATTATTGATGAAAATGGTTTCTTAAAAGGTCTTATTACAATTAAAGATATCAACAAAAAAAGAGAATATCCAAATGCAAATAAAGATGAGTTTGGAAGATTAAGAGTTGGTGCTGCAATTGGTGTAGGTCAAATGGATAGAGCAACTGCATTAGTTGAAGCTGGTGTTGATGTTTTAGTTCTTGATTCAGCTCATGGACACTCAAAAGGTATTCTAGATAGCGTTAAAGCTATTAAAGAAGCTTTAGATGTAGAAGTTATTGCTGGAAATGTTGCAACAGCTGAAGCAACTGCTGATTTAATCGCAGTTGGTGCTGACGCAGTTAAAGTAGGTATTGGACCTGGTTCTATTTGTACTACTAGAATTGTTGCTGGTGTTGGTGTTCCTCAAATTTCTGCAATTGATGAGTGTGCTGCTGAAGGTGCTAAACATGGTGTTCCTGTTATCGCTGATGGTGGTATCAAATACTCTGGTGATGTTGCAAAAGCACTTGCTGTTGGTGCATCTGCTTGTATGATGGGTTCTGCATTAGCAGGTACTGATGAATCTCCAGGTGAAGTTGTATTATTCCAAGGAAGAAAATTCAAAACTTATAGAGGAATGGGTTCTATTGGAGCTATGACTAAAGGAAGTAATGATAGATATTTCCAAGAAGGAACTGCGGCTGATAAACTTGTACCAGAAGGAATTGAAGGTAGAGTTGCTTACAGAGGAAGTGTTCAAGATATCATTCATCAAATGGTTGGTGGATTAAGAGCTTCTATGGGTTACTTAGGGTCTAAAGATATTCCTACATTCCAAGAGAAAGCTGAATTTGTAGAAATTACATCTGCTGGGCTTAAAGAGTCTCATGTTCATGATGTAACAATTACTAACGAAGCTCCTAACTATCACGTATAA